One region of Triticum aestivum cultivar Chinese Spring chromosome 6B, IWGSC CS RefSeq v2.1, whole genome shotgun sequence genomic DNA includes:
- the LOC123138404 gene encoding uncharacterized protein → MARNARAKRHAARRLRATPYPIPSYRWKAMKGANRKKALPAVQKMDWEDANCSVCMEYPHNAVLLLCSSHDKGCRPYMCGTSYRHSNCLDQFKKAYTKGALLEELPASTVGSTLDFVPLTAVEKTESIDLACPLCRGKVKGWTVVEPARSYLNGKRRTCMQDGCSFVGTYKELRKHVKLEHPLVQPREVDPAVEQKWRSLEFEREREDALSTVTSSMGRAVVWGDYVLDLEDGADLEDEDSDDDDRGNDREADNARRLIIFMMRQVAQRHRTQRLQSPSGMPGDAEEGYAVSSGGANGTTPYPFTLEGDDEDDMALAGGEGAGMLRSDRRRRRRRRNRGRLFLDSN, encoded by the coding sequence ATGGCAAGAAATGCAAGGGCAAAGAGGCATGCGGCTCGTCGTCTCAGGGCCACGCCGTATCCCATTCCTTCGTACCGCTGGAAGGCAATGAAAGGAGCCAACCGGAAGAAAGCACTGCCAGCTGTGCAGAAGATGGACTGGGAAGATGCCAACTGCTCTGTGTGCATGGAATACCCACACAATGCTGTGCTTCTCCTTTGTTCATCTCATGACAAGGGCTGTCGCCCTTACATGTGTGGAACGAGCTACCGGCACTCAAATTGCCTCGATCAGTTCAAGAAGGCATACACCAAGGGGGCATTGCTTGAGGAACTGCCTGCCAGCACTGTTGGCAGTACCTTGGACTTTGTGCCATTGACTGCAGTCGAGAAGACCGAGTCCATTGACCTCGCATGCCCATTGTGTCGTGGCAAAGTAAAGGGGTGGACTGTGGTAGAACCAGCTCGAAGCTATCTGAACGGAAAAAGGAGAACATGCATGCAGGATGGCTGCTCGTTTGTGGGGACGTACAAGGAACTCCGCAAGCATGTGAAGTTGGAGCACCCTCTTGTGCAGCCAAGGGAAGTGGATCCTGCCGTCGAACAGAAGTGGAGATCGCTCGAGTTTGAAAGAGAGAGGGAAGACGCGCTcagcacggtcacttcatcaatggGGAGGGCAGTGGTTTGGGGTGACTATGTGTTGGACCTGGAGGATGGAGCGGACTTGGAGGACgaagacagcgacgacgacgaccgTGGCAATGACCGGGAGGCGGATAACGCTCGGAGGTTGATAATATTCATGATGCGTCAAGTTGCTCAGCGACACCGAACACAAAGGCTCCAGAGTCCAAGTGGCATGCCTGGAGATGCCGAGGAAGGTTATGCGGTTAGCAGCGGTGGCGCCAATGGAACCACCCCGTACCCTTTCACCTTGGAGGGCGACGACGAGGATGACATGGCTCTGGCCGGAGGGGAAGGGGCGGGTATGCTTAGATCAGACAGGCGTCGCCGGCGACGCCGTAGGAACCGTGGAAGACTGTTTTTAGATTCTAATTGA